Proteins from a single region of Haloterrigena alkaliphila:
- a CDS encoding DUF6293 family protein yields MQTHIVPVGFDYDRLIAPLVRDQIDVDSVILLEGAVGSEANVEYSRHLSEKLETDFTNLLGASTERFVLEDVYDYDAAFEQAYDLITAELDDGNEVWVNVAAMPRTVSFAFANAAHSLMVERQEDREGIHTYYTAPEKYLETELAEELREQIALLEELDDRSDAPVEDGDGLDGEGLDGDRIDERLETARNLLSEFDERGTTIGAKEIDGRHIVELPVASFSNVKPFEELILFKLGEDGEFDSVSELAESLARELNEEYTDSFRSKVIYNVDRLGPGGKGYIEREEHGKSYRTRLSRIGELWVRAHSDDDSR; encoded by the coding sequence ATGCAAACCCACATCGTCCCGGTCGGCTTCGACTACGACCGGCTGATCGCGCCGCTGGTGCGCGATCAGATCGACGTCGACAGCGTCATCCTCCTCGAGGGCGCCGTCGGGAGCGAGGCCAACGTCGAGTACTCCCGCCACCTCTCGGAGAAACTCGAGACGGACTTCACGAATCTGCTTGGCGCGAGCACCGAGCGGTTCGTCCTCGAGGACGTTTACGACTACGACGCGGCCTTCGAGCAGGCCTACGACCTCATCACCGCGGAACTCGACGACGGCAACGAGGTCTGGGTCAACGTCGCCGCGATGCCCCGCACCGTGAGTTTCGCCTTCGCCAACGCCGCCCACTCGCTGATGGTCGAGCGCCAGGAGGACCGCGAGGGGATCCACACCTACTACACCGCCCCCGAGAAGTATCTCGAGACGGAACTGGCCGAGGAACTCCGCGAACAGATCGCCCTCCTGGAGGAGCTGGACGACCGTTCGGACGCACCGGTCGAGGATGGCGACGGTCTCGACGGCGAGGGCCTCGACGGCGACCGGATCGACGAGCGCCTCGAGACCGCCCGGAACCTCCTCTCGGAGTTCGACGAGCGCGGGACGACGATCGGCGCCAAGGAGATCGACGGCAGGCACATCGTCGAGTTGCCCGTCGCCTCCTTCTCGAACGTCAAACCCTTCGAGGAACTCATCCTGTTCAAACTCGGCGAGGACGGCGAGTTCGATTCGGTCTCGGAACTGGCCGAGTCGCTGGCCCGCGAGTTGAACGAGGAGTATACCGACAGCTTCCGCTCGAAGGTCATCTACAACGTCGACCGTCTCGGACCCGGCGGCAAGGGGTACATCGAGCGCGAGGAGCACGGCAAGTCCTACCGGACGCGGCTCTCCCGGATCGGCGAACTCTGGGTGCGGGCCCACTCCGACGACGACTCGCGGTAG